The nucleotide window TGTaactgttttctaagtaagcaacatgatgtattgaaaataataataaaacttcatgctttattcaataaatacttttttattaaatacagattcgatttgtttgttttaaaatcattttatacaaaagattaggtcttttatttatcgatgaggcagtacgaagtctgccgggtcagctatagaagaaaacgtgagcggagctgcgcgggtcagctagttatctatattttcaactagctgacccgcgcagctccgctcacgctttcttctatagctgacccggcagacttcgtactgcctcatcgataaataaaagacctaatcttttgtataaaatgatttaaaacgaatctgtatttaataaaaaagtatttattgaataaagcatgaagttttattattattttcacatattttacatcatgttgcttacttagaaaacagttACACAGaaagagttttcctgaaatactggccatttataaggtttaaacttgatattcacagacacacactgttaaaatactgtctgtttattaatttaaagctttctcataaactatattttttgttttgttttgtggtgtataattgtccatgcgcgaaacagggaaactccaagttgattccacaaacttctaacgaaCTTCTAACATTTGCAGTtacatcttgttgcaaaaatactcgcatgttagttgttaagtggagtgtctttacgtactgccacaaatttgatgatttaaggcatgcatttagttcatcagcaacagttgatcggggaataactggaagagtctgacgaaaatcacctgacaacagaatcatggccccaccgaaaatattttggttgtcacgaagatctttcaacgttctgtccagtgcctccagtgacctcttatgggccattgtgcattcatcccatacaatcaatttgcatacagcagagttgcagctattccagatgaagccaacgctagagcaacatcatttcgcgatctgatcctcgccaaaagcaatgaaattaaaaacgtttttccggttcctccgggagcatcaaggaaataaattccaccagatccactgttcacagcttctatcaaagtgtcgtacgcaattctttgttgttgatttaattgtggaacatttgtacgaactgtttcggccaatgcttcaatgtcgtactgatgttctctttgcaactcgtggtttaatgcatcgtgcatatgacgattaggtgctgtcattcccaaacacgacaatactttatttgccatcaataaacacatatcttgatgatcattgacatgatcaatgtgtcattgtaaatttcttcattcatttgtagtgtaggattcaaagtttgacggcgcacacgatgcaaaacatcctcagacatgtcatctctatacttaacccacaaatcttttggattcgaggggaaacatgtcgatatgataatcgcaaacaacgtacgaatttgatgcggcgacgaagatattacggaatccttgagcgtatcatcccagtgcgaatcgttctcaagtaaatgtaatagttgacatgcctcacggtaagtcgcacacagctgtccatcaactgttctcagttgtttaaacgatgtcggaccacgaacattcaccaacaacaaccgcaaataataacattcatcgttatttggatgtactgtgtagatgcgacccagagcatctgaagcaaatacatttggatgtccttcaactggtgttccttgttttcgacgctgaaacgattttgatgatgcgttccatgtgtaatagcgtggcatgtcagcatacaccaaagtgcgagcaaaatcatcagtttgacagactgtgaagaaacttgttaatgttgtcgactgtggatgtgccgctctgtctgccgcgttagattcattaaaataaactcgttgaccattttctaaatggactgccaaatggtaTAGGTACTGtaggttgtctttcatggatcgcaaatggacgacctaagtcagatcgtcttctcctcggtttcgtaaattgtaattaatcaaattgagaaaatttcctgctcatttagcagtaaagtgtcactatcacaaaggatcaccaaagtaaagaaagttctcgcgcacgtagccacaaagatagatataatattgtaataattcttaaaacttcatgttttattcaatttttattaaatacagattggatttgacatattagttggttgttctattttaaaaatatctaggtatttgttgtttttcttttttttatgtacttttttttgtgactgagttttagcgagactaacgaacagcaattcatttttatatatatagataacgaagtcgcgttatggcatatccaccattaaaacagttgccatgacaacggaattttgttaattcaatgtcattataaaatggattattcgcgacttcgttcgccacctgatttttttcgggaaatgcgtcattttcccggggtaaaaagtagcctatgtccatctcctggctctaagctacctccctaccaattttcagccaaatctgttctgccgttcttgagttataagtggtgtaactaacacgactttcttttatatatatagataaggTCGTCAATGTTAGccatttttagttaaaaaataataatatattattattggttgACGGCTTGAAATAAGGTTATAGAcgctaattaatttaatattttgtagggGATACGCAAGGTGatgaaaaaattgttttattataattttaaagggGCAAGTCGTAAAGTATCTTTGGTGATATTGTGATGATATGTAGGGGTAATGAATTTTATGTGTAGTTTGTTGTGTTGAAGTATATGTGATTATTTGTATTGTGTGTACTGTGTGTAAGAACTGGTTCAGTTTGTAAGATTCTTTCTTTTGGTTATTTGTGTGGGAGGTTTTGTATGGTATGGTAATGAAGGTATGATACAGTGAATGTAATTTAACAAGGTAAATTAAAACTAGGttcataaaactaaacttatGGTAAACTAGTCATGCGTAATCACGAGCAGACAATTGCTTAAGTTGCTGCTCGGATTTAATTATGACAGACTGACTGTCCGAGCTCTTTTTCAACATAATACGCCCGTTTGATGTCCAGCTATATTTGTAGTTGTTATCCTTAGCAAGTTGCCGAACTAAGTAGAAAAGCCGCTTTGAGTATGCAGTAAGTTGTTCTGCTATGTATACTGGGGTGTTTGGTGATATTCCAAGGCAAGTTGAGTTCAATTTATTGCTTGCGTTTTGTTTATTGTAGCTTTTAACAGCTGCCATGAAGTTACTTTTGGTAAGCGTATTATTGAATTCCACCGTTAATGAAGAGTAAGTCTTTTCTTTCTTTGAGGATTGGCGTACGACATCGCGAATGTCTGAGAGTTGTAGGTCGTAGTTCAGACATTTAGAGAGCTCCTTCAAAGAATCATACAGCATCTGCTTTGTTTCATTTTGTCTCTTTGGAACATTACGTAGCTCTAGGCTAGTTTTAATAATTGTGCGATCAAAAGATTCCAGCTTTTCTTCAAGTGTCGTTAACTTAGAGGCAGTGGAGTTTCTTTTCGTTTCTAGGCTAGAAATTTTAGTTTCAAGACTTGTTAATTGATCGGTGATAAATGTCATTGATCTTTCTATTTCGGTGTTTGTTTCTTCGATCTTACTGTTTGATTGTTTTATCTCTATGATGTGGTTTTCTAACTTGTCCATGCGTGTATTTTGTTGACTGATTAGTTGGTGAAACATGTCCCTCATTTCGTATTTAAATTCGGTCAGGTAGTTGTTGATATTCTCGCTAGTATTTGACGGCCACTGTCGTTTTGTTCTCTGCGTAATGTTCACAGAGTTACTACTAGGGCTTATAGCTTCTGCAGCTAATAGTTTTTGTATGTCCGATTCGGATCTCGTCGGAACATTTTGGTTTGGCGGTGATCTTGTTGCTTTGGACATTGGAATTTGGAATGATTTGATAAAGTTGAAAAGGACTCGAAACAAATCACAAAAAGAGCATTAATCGACGCGGGTTCGAACCCTCAACCGTTGGATAGTTCCGCCACACTTATGGCACTGAGTCACAAACACAATTGTCCTAGTTGGGAATTGGGCAGGCGCTTGCCGTTTGTAGAGATATGCACTCAAGGGTCGTCGGCTGGTCTTTGGTTGTCAAGGTCAACCACTTATTGTCACTGTTCAAACGTCCACTTGTTGCACATGCACTTAACGAACTTTGGTATTagttatttcgttttattgatGAATTTCACTGTTTTTAACGAGTGTTCACTGAGTAATCCCTTTAGTAATAATGTTGTTGAATGAACAACGCGAAATATGATTTATAACCGGAGAGCACAAGTAACACGTCCGTTTGCTAGCGCGCCGAGCGGGGGGGGGCAATGAGATGGAGAATGCATAGAGTGTGCTTCGCCAGCGACGTAGTCAAAATGTATAGAATGATACTTTTAGATAAGGAAGATACAGATTACCATAGAGTGCTGTGGCGCGGCAACACAACATCTAAAAACCATGACGTTGATATCAAAGATTACAGACTCAAAACTGTTACATTTGGTACGGCATCTGCGCCTTACCTTGCCATAAAAGCGCTGATGAAACTCGCAGAAGATGAAGGCAAACCGTATCCTGAAGCTGCTAAGATTATTCGTGAAGACTTTTATGTTGATGACGTCATGTCAGGCGGTGACACAACCGAGCAGGCAATCTGTCTTAGCAAAGATGTCACCACAATTCTAAAACGAGGAGGCTTTGAACTTCAGAAATGGGCATCCAACGACGCAGAGTTCTTAAAGTCTATAGAATTCAACAAAGTCACCACAATGGCTAATATGGATATCAAACTAGTCGGTACCATAAAAGTTCTTGGTTTGATATGGACTTTTGGTCTAGACGAGTTCGATATCAACTGAATTTAGAACCAATAACATTGAACATAACAAAAAGAACTATCCTGTCTGATTTACAGAAGTTATTTGATCCACTCGGATGGATAGCACCGGTTATTGTAAAAGCAAATATGCTAGTCCAAAAATTGTGGTTAGAAGAAGTTGGATGGGACCAAGAAATTAGAGATGAACTGAAGGAAGAATGGCAGTTTATAAGAAGAGACTTAGAAATTGTCAATGACATCAGAATCAATCGTTGGATCAATACGCTTAGTACTGAAAGAGATCAAATAACGTTGTTTGGGTTCTGTTATGCGTCAGAGAAAGCATACGCAGCAGTAGTTTACTGTCGTGTTCAAACAAGAGATAATAACATAAGGATTAATCTTGTCGCATCAAGGACAAGGGTTGCTCCTGTAAAGACAGTATCACTTCCAAGACTCGAGCTACAGGGAGCCGTACTTTTAGCAAAATTACTAAGTAAAGTCAGTCAAGCCATGCGAATTCTTCCACATAATGTATTCGCATTGACAGATTCCACGATTGTTTTGGCATGGCTATGTGGAGAGCCCAGTAGATGGAAACCATTTGTCGCAAACCGGGTGGTAGAAATATTAGAACTGATAAACGACACCCAATGGTACCATGTACAATCACCGTACAATCCAGCTGACATTGCGTCGAGAGGAAT belongs to Anticarsia gemmatalis isolate Benzon Research Colony breed Stoneville strain chromosome Z, ilAntGemm2 primary, whole genome shotgun sequence and includes:
- the LOC142986630 gene encoding uncharacterized protein LOC142986630 encodes the protein MYRMILLDKEDTDYHRVLWRGNTTSKNHDVDIKDYRLKTVTFGTASAPYLAIKALMKLAEDEGKPYPEAAKIIREDFYVDDVMSGGDTTEQAICLSKDVTTILKRGGFELQKWASNDAEFLKSIEFNKVTTMANMDIKLVGTIKVLGLIWTFGLDEFDIN